Proteins found in one Chaetodon auriga isolate fChaAug3 chromosome 12, fChaAug3.hap1, whole genome shotgun sequence genomic segment:
- the ttpa gene encoding alpha-tocopherol transfer protein gives MNGPQLSELPDDSEQLEPHVSSLRRRALQASELSAVRTFSHGFLLRFLRARDFDVELSLKLLLNYQQWRKESPEISTCLSPSSVLGLLNTSYHAVLPQRDHTGSRVLIYRIGQWNPKDWSAFQVFRVSLMTSEIISMETETQRRGLKAIFDLQGWSLGHALQINPSLARKISSVLSDSFPLKVRGIHLVNEPMFFRPVFAMIRPFLPDKIKQRIHMHGADFQDTLSDFFSLPVLPPEYGGEGPDIEESCQDWTNKLLQSENLLQQIAAHPTGDIAVPPDDSLISEEVETEQLSEG, from the exons ATGAACGGGCCTCAGCTCAGTGAACTCCCGGACGACTCGGAGCAGCTCGAGCCACACGTGAGCAGCCTGAGGCGGAGAGCGCTGCAGGCCAGCGAGCTGTCCGCTGTCCGGACCTTCTCCCACGGCTTCCTGCTCAGGTTTCTGCGGGCCAGAGACTTCGACGTGGAGCTCTCTCTGAAG CTCTTACTGAACTACCAGCAGTGGCGGAAGGAGAGTCCTGAGATCagcacctgtctgtctccctcctcgGTGCTCGGCCTCCTCAACACGTCGTACCATGCCGTCCTCCCACAGCGGGACCACACTGGCAGCAGGGTGCTCATCTACAGGATTG gacagTGGAACCCAAAAGACTGGTCAGCCTTCCAGGTGTTCAGGGTCAgcctgatgacatcagagatcatttccatggagacagagacacagaggcggGGCCTGAAGGCTATATTTGACCTGCAGGGGTGGAGTTTAGGCCACGCCCTGCAGATTAACCCTTCCCTCGCCAGAAAGATATCCTCTGTACTTTCG gactCCTTTCCACTGAAGGTTAGAGGAATCCATCTGGTCAATGAGCCGATGTTTTTCCGTCCGGTCTTCGCCATGATTCGTCCCTTCCTGCCAGATAAGATCAAACAGAGG ATCCATATGCACGGTGCTGATTTCCAGGACACTTTAAGCGACTTCTTCTCACTGCCTGTCTTGCCTCCAGAATATGGAGGGGAGGGGCCGGACATCGAGGAGTCATGTCAGGACTGGACCAATAAGCTGCTGCAGTCCGAGAATCTCCTGCAGCAGATTGCCGCTCACCCAACGGGTGACATCGCTGTACCACCTGATGACTCCTTGATCTCAGAGGAAGTGGAGACTGAGCAACTCTCAGAGGGATGA